In Clostridium sporogenes, one genomic interval encodes:
- a CDS encoding helix-turn-helix domain-containing protein, protein MEILSVGQKIKRARVYKGYTLKELCGDTISVSKMSCIENDKIKPDDEILKIISEKLEIDIKYLKAGVKEQLLDNIDKLKDNKNSSDYEKILEYNLKYAEEYKYYHIAFYIIHMLFNHYLENSEIEKLQLIISKYYDYWLKSSIDENKIIYYMDIAKFFFETKEYIEAASYYRSIRKIAHEKNNYILLSEATYDEAACYIRIKEFDKAYEIAVSLIDLIDFLDNNIKKAEVYKILAILSLRLDRKKFENYEEKSYVLYGNDLIHKADATFKYATAMFDIGEKDKAINYINKALDLYPKNNTRAFVSFMLDTMKILLKNNILYRAQEISDEILNYAIKINNIRFIEKAYYYKAIILEKQGSLDTAEMYMNLSLDSILKFGTKQEIYERYMKMGNMYHKMNQVGESIKYFNLAIKLSKKL, encoded by the coding sequence ATGGAGATACTTTCTGTAGGGCAAAAAATTAAAAGAGCTAGGGTTTATAAAGGATATACCCTAAAAGAACTATGTGGAGATACTATATCTGTTTCTAAAATGAGTTGTATAGAAAATGATAAGATAAAGCCAGATGATGAAATACTAAAAATTATATCAGAAAAATTAGAAATAGATATTAAGTATTTAAAAGCTGGAGTAAAAGAGCAACTTTTAGATAATATTGATAAGCTTAAAGATAATAAAAATTCATCAGATTATGAAAAAATTTTAGAATATAATTTAAAGTACGCAGAAGAATACAAATATTATCATATAGCATTTTATATAATACATATGTTATTTAATCATTATTTAGAAAATAGTGAAATAGAGAAGCTACAACTTATAATATCTAAGTATTATGATTATTGGTTAAAATCTAGCATAGATGAAAATAAAATAATTTATTATATGGATATTGCTAAATTTTTCTTTGAAACTAAGGAATATATAGAAGCGGCTAGTTATTATAGGAGTATTAGAAAAATTGCGCACGAAAAAAATAATTATATATTATTATCTGAGGCTACATATGATGAAGCGGCTTGTTATATAAGAATAAAAGAATTTGATAAGGCTTATGAAATAGCTGTAAGTCTTATAGATTTAATAGATTTTTTAGATAACAATATTAAAAAAGCAGAAGTTTATAAAATATTAGCTATTTTATCTTTAAGATTAGATAGAAAAAAATTTGAAAACTATGAAGAAAAATCTTACGTATTATATGGAAATGATTTAATTCATAAAGCAGATGCTACTTTTAAATATGCTACAGCTATGTTTGATATAGGTGAAAAGGATAAAGCAATAAATTACATAAATAAAGCTTTAGATTTATATCCTAAAAATAATACAAGAGCTTTTGTATCTTTTATGTTAGACACTATGAAGATTTTATTAAAAAATAATATATTATATAGAGCTCAAGAAATTTCAGACGAAATATTAAATTATGCTATAAAGATAAATAATATAAGATTTATAGAAAAAGCTTACTATTATAAAGCTATAATTTTAGAAAAGCAAGGAAGTTTAGATACTGCTGAAATGTATATGAATCTTTCTTTAGACTCTATACTAAAGTTTGGAACAAAACAAGAAATATATGAAAGATACATGAAGATGGGAAATATGTATCACAAAATGAACCAAGTAGGAGAGTCTATAAAGTATTTTAATTTAGCGATTAAGCTTTCTAAAAAACTTTAG
- a CDS encoding helix-turn-helix domain-containing protein has protein sequence MEILSLGEKIKRRRKELNMTLKDLAGDRITPGQISLVESGKSNPSMDLLEYLAETLNTSIEYFMESEDTQAEKICKYYENIAESHIINDNLNISEQYIEKSLYYAEKYNLEYRKARNLYLRGLIYMHKGDLPVAQQYLLSSNVIFIKNNNYEEIVNTFVNLGKITIFLKAYHSSCSYFQQAEKVYGDNDIGNDDLLAEIYYHIAYTYFKLDNINKAIDYSYLAKEKYRQLNNKKEYANSLLLLSQQYSEKGEMDRAIKYSEKALNIFKEVDDVLYTSKIENNLGKLFYEFDNLEESFIHFNRAKEIRESNKDPLLLETLINICENYIKQKDIYNCKLTLDEIMNNLENGNEIALVDYYLLKHRVELLQGDLEEAESTLLMALNFVKNMQNKERIGEISIIIGKFYIDNGNDKEAAKYLNEGVEMFKEVGLLKDM, from the coding sequence ATGGAGATACTTTCTTTGGGGGAAAAAATTAAAAGAAGAAGAAAAGAACTAAATATGACATTAAAAGACCTAGCTGGAGATAGAATAACTCCAGGTCAGATAAGTCTTGTAGAATCAGGTAAATCAAATCCTAGTATGGATTTATTGGAATATTTGGCAGAGACATTAAATACGTCTATAGAATATTTCATGGAATCTGAGGATACTCAGGCAGAAAAAATATGTAAATATTATGAAAATATAGCGGAATCTCATATTATAAATGATAATTTAAATATATCAGAGCAATATATAGAGAAGTCTCTTTATTATGCAGAAAAGTATAACCTAGAATATAGAAAAGCTAGAAATCTTTATTTAAGAGGACTTATATACATGCATAAAGGAGATCTTCCTGTTGCGCAGCAATATCTTTTATCGTCAAACGTAATATTTATTAAAAATAATAACTATGAGGAAATAGTTAATACCTTTGTTAATTTGGGAAAGATAACAATATTTTTAAAAGCTTATCATTCTTCCTGTAGTTATTTTCAACAAGCAGAAAAGGTTTATGGTGATAATGATATAGGAAACGATGATCTTTTAGCAGAGATATATTATCATATAGCTTATACATATTTTAAGTTAGATAATATAAATAAAGCTATAGATTATTCTTATTTAGCAAAGGAAAAATATAGGCAACTAAACAATAAAAAAGAATATGCAAACTCTCTTTTACTATTATCTCAACAGTATAGTGAAAAGGGAGAAATGGATAGGGCTATAAAATATTCTGAAAAGGCGTTAAATATATTTAAAGAAGTAGATGATGTATTATACACCTCTAAAATAGAAAATAACCTAGGTAAGTTATTTTATGAATTTGATAATTTAGAGGAGTCTTTTATACATTTTAATAGAGCTAAAGAAATAAGGGAATCTAATAAGGATCCGCTGCTTTTAGAAACTTTAATAAATATATGTGAAAATTACATAAAACAAAAGGATATTTATAACTGTAAACTAACATTAGATGAAATAATGAATAATTTAGAGAATGGAAATGAAATAGCTTTAGTAGATTATTATTTATTAAAGCATAGAGTGGAACTTCTTCAAGGGGATTTAGAAGAAGCAGAAAGTACACTTTTAATGGCACTAAACTTTGTTAAAAACATGCAAAATAAAGAAAGAATAGGAGAAATATCCATAATAATAGGTAAATTCTATATAGACAATGGAAATGACAAAGAAGCGGCTAAATATTTAAATGAAGGTGTAGAAATGTTCAAGGAAGTAGGATTATTAAAAGACATGTAA
- the rnhA gene encoding ribonuclease HI — translation MKKVIIYTDGACRGNGQENTIGAYGIVLMYGEHKKEIKKAFKDTTNNIMELSAVVEALSLLKEPCSVEVYSDSAYVINAINQKWLDNWKKNNWKTASKSPVKNKELWENLDELLKKHSVKFIKVKGHSDNEYNNRCDKLANEAMDEFNV, via the coding sequence ATGAAAAAAGTAATAATATACACTGATGGAGCTTGTAGAGGAAATGGTCAAGAAAATACCATAGGGGCTTATGGAATAGTTTTAATGTATGGTGAACATAAAAAAGAAATAAAAAAGGCTTTTAAGGATACAACTAATAATATTATGGAATTATCTGCAGTAGTAGAAGCACTTTCTTTATTAAAGGAACCTTGCAGTGTAGAAGTTTATAGTGATTCTGCTTATGTTATAAATGCTATAAATCAAAAATGGCTGGATAATTGGAAAAAGAATAATTGGAAAACTGCCTCTAAATCTCCAGTTAAGAATAAAGAATTATGGGAAAATCTAGATGAATTATTAAAAAAACATTCTGTTAAGTTTATAAAAGTAAAGGGTCATTCAGATAATGAGTATAATAATAGATGTGATAAATTAGCAAATGAAGCTATGGATGAATTTAATGTTTAA
- a CDS encoding YkvA family protein — MKVSSVKVTLTEVDIMTLIKDYLKVPGLHIESISLGDFIEVKGSYTKGISIPFFAKLALGSVDNNTLNIRIFKVKVMNLHIIDTIKKLALKLSLSSFKDYGIYVKKENIRIDLDILSKKIPYTYFKIEKINLYSGYIDVFVDNIVYSKENEKEDKEVEEEKFPLNKKYKPIYKRKDNYSLTRKSLKIKVPNKYNKFFEYSMLIPDITVLLYRLLKDKRVDVKTKTLVVSVLSYIVSPVDIIPSFIPFIGKIDDFAVVFFGLNKIIEEVPEEIILENWEGQGNIIFLVKQVIGYISNIIGTENVKTLMKFVNNIVGFIKKKSDGKSNLKAQKQEKDKAYEEVASVDEKSNNIH, encoded by the coding sequence ATGAAGGTGTCATCTGTAAAAGTTACTTTAACAGAAGTGGATATAATGACTTTAATAAAGGATTATTTAAAAGTTCCAGGATTACATATTGAAAGTATTTCTCTAGGGGATTTTATAGAGGTAAAAGGATCTTATACAAAGGGGATTTCTATACCTTTTTTTGCTAAATTAGCTTTAGGAAGTGTGGATAACAATACTTTAAATATAAGAATATTTAAAGTTAAGGTTATGAATTTACATATAATTGATACAATAAAAAAATTAGCTTTAAAACTATCTTTAAGTAGTTTTAAAGACTATGGTATATATGTTAAAAAAGAAAATATAAGAATAGATTTGGATATACTATCTAAAAAGATACCTTATACTTATTTTAAAATAGAAAAAATAAATCTATATAGTGGTTATATAGATGTTTTTGTAGATAATATAGTTTACTCTAAAGAAAATGAAAAAGAAGACAAAGAAGTTGAAGAAGAAAAGTTTCCTTTAAATAAAAAATATAAACCTATATATAAGAGGAAAGATAATTACTCTCTCACAAGAAAAAGTTTAAAGATTAAAGTACCTAATAAGTATAATAAATTTTTCGAGTATTCTATGCTTATACCAGATATAACAGTACTATTATATAGATTACTTAAAGACAAGAGAGTAGATGTTAAAACTAAAACTCTTGTGGTATCAGTATTAAGTTATATTGTTAGTCCAGTGGACATAATTCCATCTTTTATACCGTTTATAGGTAAAATTGATGATTTTGCTGTGGTGTTTTTTGGATTAAATAAAATAATAGAGGAAGTTCCAGAGGAGATTATTCTAGAAAACTGGGAAGGACAGGGGAATATAATATTTTTAGTAAAACAGGTAATAGGATATATATCAAATATAATAGGAACAGAAAATGTAAAAACTCTTATGAAATTTGTTAATAATATTGTAGGCTTTATAAAGAAAAAATCTGATGGAAAAAGCAACTTAAAAGCGCAGAAACAGGAAAAGGATAAAGCTTATGAGGAGGTGGCATCTGTAGATGAAAAAAGTAATAATATACACTGA
- the ftsH gene encoding ATP-dependent zinc metalloprotease FtsH, whose product MNKIKNKIIILPILTALLSIAVMVSFNFYTSKKTNRDYNEFLKDLNAKKVSTVYMTDTPTMKVKLNSKEIYETDNPRSINFKENLLKKGVKISESSPTTPKEVIPLSLFVLSVLSIVFIGLKDSAVFKNKKLSSVDSLDADEVENIKLDFDSVAGNEEAKESVKDIVDFLKNPEKYSSYGARMPKGIILYGDPGTGKTLMAKAVAGEAGVPFYAMSGSDFVQVYVGVGASRIRQLFKKARSKGKAVIFIDEIDAIGKKRSSEKAGGSEERDQTLNALLTEMSGFNEKEGIIIMAATNRLDILDEALLRPGRFDRHIEVNLPDVVAREKILNLHLKNKPIGNINIKDWAKKTAYFSGAKIENLLNEAAILACKENSVKIEDYHVDKAFSVVLAGYEKQNRDYIKNKDKKITAYHEIGHALISSIFLPKEKISKVTIIPSTKGAGGYTLSIPEDSLYQSKEYLRNRIMVLLGGRAAEEIIFGKDHITTGAHNDLQRSTSIAYKMVTEYGMGETLGLLNMGSLKHELSINENDIIKECKSLIDNIYKDVKDTLLKEKDQLDSLSEKLLEKETLYEEDFK is encoded by the coding sequence ATGAATAAAATTAAAAATAAGATTATTATTTTACCTATATTAACTGCTCTTTTATCTATAGCAGTTATGGTTTCTTTTAACTTCTATACTTCTAAAAAAACAAATAGAGACTATAATGAATTTTTAAAAGATCTAAATGCAAAAAAAGTATCTACAGTATACATGACAGATACCCCTACTATGAAAGTAAAACTAAATTCAAAGGAAATCTATGAAACAGATAATCCAAGATCCATTAATTTTAAGGAAAATTTATTAAAAAAAGGTGTGAAAATATCTGAAAGTTCTCCTACCACACCTAAAGAAGTAATTCCCCTATCCTTGTTTGTTCTTTCCGTTCTTTCTATAGTTTTTATTGGATTAAAGGATTCTGCTGTTTTTAAAAATAAAAAACTTTCCTCTGTGGATTCTTTAGATGCGGATGAAGTTGAAAATATAAAACTTGATTTTGACAGCGTTGCAGGAAATGAAGAAGCTAAAGAAAGTGTGAAAGATATAGTAGACTTTTTGAAAAATCCTGAAAAATATTCTTCTTATGGTGCTAGAATGCCTAAAGGAATTATTTTATATGGTGACCCAGGTACAGGTAAAACTTTAATGGCAAAAGCTGTTGCTGGGGAAGCTGGAGTTCCTTTCTATGCTATGTCTGGTTCTGACTTTGTCCAAGTATATGTTGGAGTAGGTGCCAGTCGTATTAGACAATTATTTAAAAAAGCCAGAAGTAAAGGTAAAGCTGTAATATTTATAGACGAAATTGATGCCATTGGTAAAAAAAGATCCAGTGAAAAAGCTGGTGGTTCTGAAGAAAGAGACCAAACTTTAAATGCTCTGCTTACAGAAATGTCTGGTTTTAATGAAAAAGAAGGTATTATTATAATGGCGGCTACAAATAGATTAGATATATTAGATGAAGCTCTATTAAGACCAGGTAGATTCGATAGACATATAGAGGTAAACTTACCAGATGTAGTAGCTAGGGAAAAAATCCTTAATCTTCATTTAAAAAATAAACCTATAGGTAATATAAATATTAAAGATTGGGCCAAAAAAACTGCTTATTTCTCTGGAGCTAAAATAGAAAATCTATTAAATGAAGCTGCTATATTAGCTTGTAAAGAAAATAGTGTTAAGATTGAAGATTATCATGTTGATAAAGCCTTTTCTGTAGTATTGGCAGGCTACGAAAAACAAAATAGAGATTATATAAAAAATAAAGATAAAAAAATAACTGCCTATCACGAAATAGGACATGCTTTAATTTCATCAATATTTTTACCTAAGGAAAAAATATCTAAAGTAACTATAATCCCAAGTACAAAAGGTGCTGGTGGATATACTTTAAGCATTCCTGAAGATAGCCTATATCAAAGTAAAGAATACTTAAGAAATAGAATAATGGTACTTTTAGGTGGACGTGCTGCTGAAGAAATTATATTTGGAAAAGATCACATAACCACAGGAGCTCATAATGACCTCCAAAGAAGTACATCTATTGCTTATAAAATGGTAACAGAATATGGTATGGGTGAAACCTTAGGCTTATTAAATATGGGAAGTTTAAAACATGAATTAAGCATAAATGAAAATGATATAATCAAAGAATGTAAATCTTTGATAGACAATATTTATAAAGATGTTAAAGATACATTACTAAAAGAAAAAGATCAGTTAGATTCATTATCTGAAAAACTGTTAGAAAAAGAAACTCTTTATGAAGAAGACTTTAAATAA